Below is a window of Desmonostoc muscorum LEGE 12446 DNA.
GCGATCGCTCTCAAACCAAACACCCAAAAAACATTCTAAATTATGGCAATTGAATTAGTAGGTTTTGCCTCTTTACCCGCTGATACCTATGGTGATGGGCCGGTTTCTGGTGAGGAAATTTCCGGAAATGGTAGAACCGGGCCTTTTCCAGGACAACCAATACAAGGCTTTAGCGGTGTACAGTTTGCTAACAGCAACTCTCTCTATTTCCTCTCAGATAATGGTTACGGTAGCAAAGATAATAGTGAAGACTTTTTGTTACGTATCCATCGTTTAGACCCCAATTTTAAGGGAATAGAAAATGGCGATGCCACTGTTAAAATTTTAGATTACATTCAACTGTCTGACCCTAACAACAAAATTCCTTTCCAAATAGTTAATGAAGGCACTACCAATAGATTACTAACTGGTGCCGATTTTGATGTGGAGTCATTTGTCTTTGACAAAGATGGGACAATCTGGGTGGGAGAAGAATTTGGCCCTTACCTGCTACATTTTGATGCCACTGGTAAATTATTAGAAGCTCCCATTGCTACACCTGACCAATTCAAAACCCTAGATGGAAAAGCACCATTAGTTATCGGTCATAGAGGTGCTAGTGGAAAGCTTCCAGAACATACTCTAGAAGCCTACAAACAAGCAATTGCAGACGGTGCTGATTTTATTGAGCCTGATTTAGTAGTTACAAAAGATGGTGTGTTAATTGCTCGCCATGAACCTGCTTTGGCAATTTTGAATGCTGATGGTAGTGTCAATTTCAGCAATACAACCACAGACGTTTACGATATTACCAAATATCCACAGTTTGCCGATCGCCTGAAAACAGTCAGCCTCGATGGAACTCAAATCACAGGCTGGTTTGCTGAAGATTTTACTCTCGAAGAAATCAAGAGTTTAAAAGCCATACAGCGTCTCCCTTTCCGCGATCAATCTTTTAATGGTGAATTTGAAATTCCTACCCTAGCCGAAATCATCGATTTGGTGAAAGAGGTAGAAGCCGAGACTGGTAAAAAAATCGGCATTTATCCTGAAACCAAGCACCCGACCTATTTCGCCCAAGAAGCGACCTATGTAGGCACCACACAGAAGATTAATAGAAACATCAGTGAAATACTCATTGAGACACTCAAAGCTGAGCATTTCACCGATCCCGATCGCATTTTCATCCAGTCCTTTGAAGTCGGTAACCTCAAGGATCTACACGATCGCATTATGCCGAATGCAGGTGTAGATATCCCACTCATCCAACTTCTAGACGCAGCCGGCATTCAGCTAAATGGTACCCTCATCGAAACTCAGCCTTATGATTTGGAAGTCAGTAATGACTCTCGCACATATGGAGATTTACGAACTGCCCAAGGCTTGGCTGAAATTGCCACTTATGCTGATGGTATTGGGCCTTGGAAACGGATGATTGTTAGTGTCAGAGGTACTGATGCTAATAACGATGGTTCGGCAGATGATATCAACAACGACGGCGTAGTGAATGAAGCTGACAGAACGCTGTTAGCTCCTACGACCTTAGTTCAAGATGCTCACAATGCAGGTTTAGAGGTGCATCCCTACACCTTCCGTGACGAAGACCTCTACCTCGCAGCAGATTACAAAGGTAATCCAGAACTAGAATTTCAGCAGTTCTTTCAATTAGGCGTAGATGCACTGTTCACAGACTTCCCAGACACAGGGGATAAAGTGCGGGATTTCTTGAGTAATCCTCAGAATAACTTAGTGCGATCGCCACAAAATCCCGATGTTCTCTCAGGAGACGCTTTTGCTAACTTGGGAGGTTCCAAAGGTTTTGAAGGCGGAGCAATCAACGCTAGCAAAACCAAACTCTACATGCTGCTAGAGGGTACTGTTCAAGGCGATACTCCTGGTGCTTTGCGGATCAACGAATTTGATTTAGCCAGCCACAAGTATACTGATAGAAAACTCTACTACAAACTAGAAAATCCTGGATATGCGATCGGGGATTTAGCAGTCATTAATGACAATGAGTACTTAGTTATTGAGCGCGATAATGGTCAAGGAGCTTCTGCTCAATTCAAAAAGATTTTCAAAATAGACCTGTCTAAAACAGATTCTAATGGCTATGTAGCTAAACAAGAAATTGCCAACTTATTGAATATCCAAGACCCCAACGACCTCAACGGCGATGGCAAAACCACCTTCGACTTCCCATTTGTCACAATTGAAAATGTTTTAGTTGTTGACAAAAATACCATTTTGGTTGCCAATGACAACAACTATCCCTTCTCAACAGGTCGTCCTGGAAATGATCCTCAAAATCCAGTCATCGACAACAACGAAATTATTCTCCTGAAATTGGAGAATTCCCTCAATCTTGCTCCAGGTTTAGGTCAACCCCAAGCTGAAGAAATTAACTTTGGCTCCACCACCAGTGATGATATTATTACCGAGCCAAATCAAACTTTATTCACAGGGGATGGTGCAGACTTTGTAGAAGGTGCTGAAGGTAACACAATCGAAGCCGGAAAAGGTGACGATACCGTACTCGTAGGTAGTGACTCTTCAGTATCCGGGGGAGAGGGTGACGACGAGATATTTATTGGTCAAAATGGCGCGGCTGAAAACACCAATGCTGATGGTGGTAATGGTGATGATGTGATTACCGTGGTGGAAGCTGGTGGTAGTAATAATTTATTTGGAGCCGCAGGTGCTGATACTCTCACGGTCATTGAAGGTTCTCGCCAATTATCATTCGGTGGTTCAGGCAATGATAGCGTCAGAAGTGAAGGTAGCAATAACCGTTTGTATGGCGGTTCTGGTGATGACATCCTGTTCTCAAATCTGAATGACTCCTTGTTTGGTGGGGATGGTGATGATGTCCTATTTGCTGGTGAAAAAGGTGGCAACCGCCTCAGTGGTGGTACTGGTATCGACCAATTCTGGATTGCTAATGCGAGTTTGCCAACTAGCAAGAACATCATTAGTGATTTTGCGATCGCCATTGATAAAATCGGGCTTGGTGGTATTGGCGTCACTCAATTTAGTGCCTTAACTCTATTGCAACAGGGTAGTGATACTCTGGTGAAAGTCGGAAATACAGAGTTGGCTTCATTGCTGGGAATTACATCGACTAGCCTCACAGCAAATGACTTCGTTTTCTCAGCTAGTGCGGTTTAGCCCAAAGCGATCGCAGCTTAATTTCAACATTGAAAATTAACTAAGCTGTAGCGATCTTGCTATTGCGAGGGAGTGATACTCGCTCGCTTTTTACCTAAATATTGTTCGGAAATCAACCCGATTGAATTGTAGTAGCAACACCTCAAAAAAGAGGAGAAAAG
It encodes the following:
- a CDS encoding esterase-like activity of phytase family protein: MMAIELVGFASLPADTYGDGPVSGEEISGNGRTGPFPGQPIQGFSGVQFANSNSLYFLSDNGYGSKDNSEDFLLRIHRLDPNFKGIENGDATVKILDYIQLSDPNNKIPFQIVNEGTTNRLLTGADFDVESFVFDKDGTIWVGEEFGPYLLHFDATGKLLEAPIATPDQFKTLDGKAPLVIGHRGASGKLPEHTLEAYKQAIADGADFIEPDLVVTKDGVLIARHEPALAILNADGSVNFSNTTTDVYDITKYPQFADRLKTVSLDGTQITGWFAEDFTLEEIKSLKAIQRLPFRDQSFNGEFEIPTLAEIIDLVKEVEAETGKKIGIYPETKHPTYFAQEATYVGTTQKINRNISEILIETLKAEHFTDPDRIFIQSFEVGNLKDLHDRIMPNAGVDIPLIQLLDAAGIQLNGTLIETQPYDLEVSNDSRTYGDLRTAQGLAEIATYADGIGPWKRMIVSVRGTDANNDGSADDINNDGVVNEADRTLLAPTTLVQDAHNAGLEVHPYTFRDEDLYLAADYKGNPELEFQQFFQLGVDALFTDFPDTGDKVRDFLSNPQNNLVRSPQNPDVLSGDAFANLGGSKGFEGGAINASKTKLYMLLEGTVQGDTPGALRINEFDLASHKYTDRKLYYKLENPGYAIGDLAVINDNEYLVIERDNGQGASAQFKKIFKIDLSKTDSNGYVAKQEIANLLNIQDPNDLNGDGKTTFDFPFVTIENVLVVDKNTILVANDNNYPFSTGRPGNDPQNPVIDNNEIILLKLENSLNLAPGLGQPQAEEINFGSTTSDDIITEPNQTLFTGDGADFVEGAEGNTIEAGKGDDTVLVGSDSSVSGGEGDDEIFIGQNGAAENTNADGGNGDDVITVVEAGGSNNLFGAAGADTLTVIEGSRQLSFGGSGNDSVRSEGSNNRLYGGSGDDILFSNLNDSLFGGDGDDVLFAGEKGGNRLSGGTGIDQFWIANASLPTSKNIISDFAIAIDKIGLGGIGVTQFSALTLLQQGSDTLVKVGNTELASLLGITSTSLTANDFVFSASAV